Genomic DNA from Nocardioides aquaticus:
CCCCCGACCTGCTCTCCGCCGGGCGCCGGGCGGCCGCGGTCGCCGGGCTCGACCTCACCTGGGAGGAGGCCGACGCCGAGGCGCTGCCCCACCCCGACGCCTCCTTCGACGTGGTGCTCTCCTGCGTCGGCGTGATGTTCGCGCCCCACCACCAGGTGGCCGCCGACGAGCTGGTCCGGGTGTGCCGCCCCGGGGGGCGGATCGCGCTGCTGTCCTGGACGCCGGCCGGCTTCATCGGTCGGCTGTTCGCCACGCTGCGCCCGTACGTCCCCGCACCGCCCCCGGGCGCGTCGCCGCCCCCGCTGTGGGGCGACGAGGCGCACGTGCGGGCCCTGCTGGGCGACCGGGTGGAGCACGTCGAGGCCGTCACCGAGGAGCTGCCGGTGGACCGGTTCGCGACGGGCGCTGCGTTCCGTGACTTCTTCCGCCAGCGGTACGGCCCCACCGTCGCGGCCTACCACGGCCTCGGCGACGACACCGACCGGGTGCGTGCGCTCGACGAGGCGCTGGCCGAGCTGGCCGACGAGGCGCTCACGGGCGACCCGGCGACGATGGGCTGGGAGTACCTGCTGCTGGTCGCGCGCCGCGCCTGAGGCGACGACGCGAGACGGTGGTCGAGGAGCGAGCGCCAGCGAGCGTCTCGAGACCCACCAGGTCTCGAGGCTCGGGCCTGGCGGCCCCCGCACCTCGACCGCCGAGCACCGGTCCGCTCAGGGACGCGGGCGGCGGGGGGCGGCGCGGCGGGTCGGGGGCGCGGTCCACGGGTCCTCGGGCCAGGGGTGGCGGGGGTAGCGTCCGCGCATCTCGGCCCGCACCTGCGGGTAGACCTCGTCCCAGAACGACCGCAGGTCGGCGGTGACCGCCAGCGGGCGCTGGGCCGGGGAGAGCAGGTGCAGCAGCAGCGGCACCCGGCCGTCGGCCAGCAGCGGCGAGGCCTCCCAGCCGAGCACCTCCTGGAGGCGGACGGCCAGCACGGGCTGGTCGCCCGCGTAGTCGACCCGCACGCTCGACCCGCTCGGCACCCTCACCCGCTCCGGGGCCAGCTCGTCGACCCGACCGGCCTCGGGCCAGGGCAGGAGGCCGCGCAGGGCGGCGACCAGGTCCGTACGCCGGGGGTCGGCGCCCAGCCACAGCTCGGCCGTGGCGGCCAGGCCGGCGTCGGAGACGTCGGGCCACGGGTCGCCCAGGGTGCGGTGCAGGAAGTCCAGCCGGCGGCGCAGCGAGCGTGCGGCCTCGCCCCACGGCAGCGCGTCGAGGCCCTCACGGCCCAGCCGCTCGCGCCAGGCGGTGGCCAGCGCCCCGGGCGGCAGCGTGCTCAGCGGGGCGGAGGACAGCTCGATGGCGCCGAGCCGGGTGACCCGGCGGGCCGTGACCCGGTCGCCGCGCCAGCCCACGTCGTCGGTCTCCTGCCAGCGGGCCGCGGCCGCCTCGAGGGCGAGGTCCTCGGTGAGCGGCGCGGCGGCCCGGACGGTCGCGTCGCCCGCGCCGGGACGACGGTCGAGGTCGGCCACCGCCAGCCACTCCAGCGCGCCCAGACCCGATGAGCCCGAACCGGTCGTGCCTGCGTCGCGGTCGCCGGCGCGCGGCAGGGCGGCGCCGGTGCCGCCGACGGTGAGGTAGGAGGTGCCACCGGGGCGGCGGCGCGCCACCCGGTCCGGGTGGGCCAGGGCGACCACGAGGCCGACCGCGACGTCGTCGGTCAGCCGCTCCGACGGCGCACCGGCGCCGCCGACCAGGCCCTCGAGCCGGCGCGCGGTCGCCTTCCAGCTCGCGGTGCCGGGTCCGCCGCGGCGTACCGCCCGGAGGGCCGCGACCAGGTCCGCGCCGGGGGCGCGGACGTCCTCGGCCAGCAGCGCCACCACCTCGGCGGCGCGTCGGGCCCCGACCAGCGGCGCCCCGTCGAGCAGGGCCCGGGCCAGCCGGGGGTCGGTCGGCACCTGCGCGAGCGCGCGGCCGCGGGCGGTGACGGCCCCGCCGTCCTCGGGCGTCTCGACCGCGCCGAGGTCGGCGAGCACCGCCCGGGCCGCGGCCAGGGCGGGCGCCGGCGGGGCGTCGAGCAGCGCCAGCCCGGCGCCGTCCGGGGCGCCCCACACGGCGAGCTCGAGGGCGAAGCCGGTGAGGTCGGCCGTGACGACCTCGGGCTCGGGGTGCGCGGGCAGGTGCGGCTCCTCGGACTCCGACCAGCAGCGGTGCACCACGCCCGGCCCCTCGCGACCGGCCCGCCCGGCGCGCTGGTCGGCGCCGGCCCGGCTGACCCGGACCGTGACCAGCCCGGCGAGGCCGCGGCGGTGGTCGGTGCGGGGCTCGCGGGACAGCCCGGCGTCGACCACGAGGCGTACGCCCGGGACCGTCAGCGACGACTCGGCCACGGCCGTCGAGACCACCACGCGCCGCTCCCCCGGCGCCCCCGGCGCCAGGGCCCGGTCCTGCTCGGCCGACGGGAGCCGGCCGTGCAGCGGGTGCACGTCGGCGGCGACGGTGCCGCGCAGGCGCCGGACGACCCCGTCGACCTCCCCGGCCCCGGGCAGGAAGACCAGCAGGTCGCCGGCGTCGCGGGCCAGCGCGGCCCGGGCGGTGGCCGCGACGTGGTCCAGGAAGGCCGGGGTGGTGCCCCGGTCGTCGAGCCGCTTGACCCCGCCGGGCAGCGGCACCCACCGCCGCTCGACCGGGTGCAGGGCGCCGGGCACGTCGACGACCGCGACCGGCTCCTCGCCGCCGGACAGCGCGGCCGCGGTGCGCTCGGCCTCGACGGTGGCCGACATCGCGACCAGCAGTAGGTCCGGGCGCAGCGCGGACCTCACGTCGACCGTGAGGGCGAGGGCCAGGTCGGCGTCCAGGGCCCGCTCGTGCACCTCGTCGAGGACGACCGCGCCGACGCCCGGCAGGTCCGGGTCGCGCTGCAGGCGGCGCAGCAGGATGCCGGTGGTGACCACCTCGACCCGGGGCTCCGGGCCGACGACGCGCTCGCCGCGCACGACGTAGCCGACGCTGCGGCCGACCGGCTCGCCGAGCAGGTGGGCCAGCCGCCGGGCGGCGGCCCGCGCCGCGATCCGCCGCGGCTGGGTGACCACGACCCGCCCCCCGCCGGGGCCGAGGAGGTCGGCCAGCACCGGCGGCACCAGCGTGGTCTTGCCGGAGCCGGGCGGCGCCTGCAGCACCGCCGCGCCGCGCTCGCCCAGGGCGGACCGCAGCGCGTCCAGGCCGTGCCGGACCGGGAGGTCGGGCGGGTCGGCGAGGAGCCGTCGTACGGCGTCCTCCCCCGCGCGGCCTCCCCCGGCCGGCGCGCTCACCGCGCGGCCGGGTCGACCAGCTCCCCGTCCAGCAGGGTCGGCCGGCCCCGCAGGACGGTGGCCCGGACCTCCCCGGTCAGCCGGCGGCCGTGCCAGGGGTTGTTGCGCGAGCGCGACACCGAGGCGTCGCGGTCCACGACCCGGGTGGCCGTCGGGTCCACCAGCGTCAGGTTGGCCGGGGCACCGGCGACGAGCTCCGCACCGTGGCCGGGCAGGCCGGCGATGGCGGCCGGTGTGGTCGACAGGACGCGGGCGACGTCGGCCCAGGTCATCCGGCCCGTCTCGACCATGGTGGTGGCCACGACCGGCAGCGCGGTCTCGAGGCCGACCATCCCGAAGGCGGCGTCGACGAAGGCGTGCTCCTTGTCGTGCCGGGCGTGCGGGGCGTGGTCGGTGGCCACCGCGTCGATGGTGCCGTCGGCCAGGGCCGCGCGCAGGGCCTCGACGTCCTCGTCGGGGCGCAGCGGCGGGTTCACCTTGAAGGTCGGGTCGTAGCCGGACAGCAGGTCGGTGGTGAGCAGCAGGTGGTGCGGCGTGACCTCGGCGGTGACCGCGATCCCCTGCGCCTTGGCCCACCTCAGCACCTCGACGGTGCCGGCGGTGGAGACGTGGGCGACGTGCACCCGGGAGCCGGTGTGCCGGGCGAGCATGACGTCGCGCGCCACGATCACCTCCTCGGCCACCCCGGGCCAGCCGGGCAGCCCGAGCCGGCCGGACAGCTCGCCCTCGTGGCAGCAGGAGGCCGGCCCGGCGAGGTCGGGGTCCTGCGCGTGCTGGCTGACCACGCCGCCGAACGCCTTGACGTACTCCAGCGCCCGGCGCATCACGCGGGCGTTCGCCACGCAGCGGCCGTCGTCGGAGAAGACCCGGACCCGCGCCCGCGAGCGGGCCATCAGGCCGAGCTCGGCGAGCTCCTCGCCGGCCAGGCCGTGGGTGACCGCACCGACCGGCTGCACGTCCACCAGGCCGGCGGCCCGACCGAGGTCGAGGACCCGCTCCGCGGCCTCGGCGGTGTCGGTGACCGGGCTGGTGTTGGCCATCGCCAGGACGGCGGTGAACCCACCGGCCGCCGCGGCCCGCGAACCGGTGAGCACGGTCTCGGCGTCCTCGCGGCCGGGCTCGCGCAGGTGGGTGTGCAGGTCGACCAGGCCGGGCAGGGCGACCAGCCCGTCGGCGTCGATGACCTGGGCGTCGCCGGGCGCGAGGGACCGGCGCTCGCCGACCTCGGCGACGACGCCGTCGCGCAGCAGCAGGTCGGCGGTGCGCTCCCCGAGCAGCGAGGCGCCGCGGACGAGCACGGGACGGGTGGCGGTCTCGGGCATCAGGAGTCCTCTCCGGCGAGCAGGTGGTAGAGGATCGCCATCCGCACCGCGACGCCGGCCGAGACCTGGTCGAGGACCAGCGACTGGGCGGCGTCGGCGGCGTCGGCGGCGATCTCGAGGCCGCGGTTCATCGGGCCGGGGTGGCAGATCGGGACGTCGGGGCCGAGCACGTCGAGCCGGTCGCGGGTCAGCCCGTACCCGACGGTGTACTCCCGCGCGCTGGGGAAGTAGCCGCCGGCCATCCGCTCGCGCTGGACGCGCAGCATCATCACCGCGTCGGCCTTCGGCAGGACCTCGTCGAGGTCGTAGGACGTGGTGAACCCGGCCTCGCGCGACCACGCCTCGACGCCGCTGGGCATCAGCGTCGGCGGCGCGACGACGGTGACCTCGGCGCCGAGCTTGGTCAGGCACTTGACGTTGCTGCGGAAGACGCGGCTGTGGGTCAGGTCGCCGACCATCACCACGTGCCGGCCCTCAAGGGCGCCGATCCGCTGCTGGAGCGTGTAGGCGTCGAGCAGCGCCTGGCTGGGGTGCTCGTGCGTGCCGTCGCCGGCGTTGACCACCGAGGCGTCGACCCACTGCGCGACCTGCTGGGCCGACCCGCTGGCGCCGTGGCGCATCACCAGGGCGTCGACACCCATCGCCGCGATCGTGCGGACGGTGTCGCGCAGGCTCTCGCCCTTGGACGCCGAGCTGCCCTTGCCGGTGATGTTGACGGTGTCGGCCGAGAGCCACTTGCCGGCGATCTCGAAGCTGGACCGGGTGCGGGTGGAGTCCTCGAAGAACAGGTTGATCACGGTGCGCCCGCGCAGCGCGGGCAGCTTCTTGACCTGGCGGCGCTGCACGTCGTGCATCTCGGTGGCCGTGGCGAACAGGGCGGCGATCTCGTCGGCGTCGACGTCGTCGACCGACAGCAGGTGGCGGCGCATCAGCGCTCCTCCCCCGGCCCGGCGATCCGTACCTCGTCGTGGCCGTCGAGCTCCTCCAGGCGCACCATCACCCGCTCGGTGCGGGCGCTGGGCAGGTTCTTGCCGACGTGGTCGGCGCGGATCGGCAGCTGCCGGTGGCCGCGGTCGACGAGCACGGCCAGGCGGACGACCTCGGGGCGGCCCAGGTCGTTCATCGCGTCGAGCGCCGCCCGGACCGTACGCCCGGAGAACAGCACGTCGTCGACCAGCACGACCGTACGGCCGTCGATCCCGCCCGGCGGGACCTGCGTGCGCTGCGGGCCGCGGGTCGGCTGCTGGCGCAGGTCGTCGCGGTAGAAGGTGACGTCGAGCGCGCCGACCGGCACCTCGACGCCCTCGGTCGCCGCGATCCGGGCGGCAACCCGGCGGGCCAGGCCGACGCCCCGGGTCGGGATGCCGAGCAGCACGAGGTCCTGGGGCCCCTTGTTGCGCTCGAGGATCTCGTGCGAGATGCGGGTCAGCACCCGGGAGATGTCACGGGCGTCGAGGACGACGCGGCCGGCGGCGTCAGCGGCGGGGCTGTCGGTGGGCGTGTCGTCGGGGCTGTCGGCGGGGGTCTGCGGGGTGGGCACGAGGGCGCCGGACCTCCTTCTCCGCCTCACGGGACGGCTCGTTAAAGGATGTCGATCGCGGCGACCCTAGCAGCGCCGGACCGGCCCACCGGCCCCCGCCGCGGGCCCCGGGCCGGCTGTAACGCTGCGTTACTTCATCTGGTGCAGCGTCACGACGCCGCACCAGAATGAGTAACACAGCGTTACAGCGGCGCTCGGCGGCCGCCGCGCGGGCTCAGCCCTCCGCGACGTCGAGCAGCGCCTTGCCGACCAGGCCGGCCTCGACGGCGTCCTGGGCGGCCCCGACCTCGGCCAGCGCGTAGTGGTGCAGCGGCAGGCCGGCCTCCTCGCCCACGCGCAGCGCGCCGTCGAGCACGGCGGCGCTGACGTCGGTGACCGCGAGCGAGAGCAGGGCCGGGTCGAGGGTGTAGAGGATGATGAACTGGTAGCGCAGGTTGCGGCTGAACGTCTCCCGCAGCGGCAGCGTGAGCTGCTCCCCGCCGTTGTTGGCGTAGACCGCGATCGTGCCGTGCACCCGGGTCACCGCGAGGTCGAGCGCCTGGTTCGGCGCCGGCGCGACCTCGACGACCAGGTCGACGCCGTCGGGGGCGAGGTCGAGGATCTCCGCCTGGGCGTCGCCGTGCACGTAGTCGACGACGTGGTGGGCGCCCGCGGCGCGCGCCAGGACCGCCTTCTCCTCGCCGCTGACCGTGGTGATCACGGTCGCGCCGGCCCAGCGGGCGAGCTGGATCGCGGCGTTGCCCACGGCGCCGGCTCCCCCGGCGACCAGCACGACGTGGTCGTCGAGCGTCCCCGGCGCGAGCCGGTTGACCTCGCCGGAGGTCAGCGCCCGGTGCGCGGTGATCGCGGGCACGCCGAGGGCGGCCCCCAGGTCGTACGACGTCTGCGCGGGCAGGTGCACCACGCGGTCGGCGGGCTGCACGGTGTGCTCGGTGGCGGTGCCGTACGCCGTGCCGTGCTGGGCGAGGTAGACCCACACCCGGTCGCCCACGGCGAGGTGCTCGATGTCGGCGCCGACGGCGTCGACGACGCCGCTGCCGTCCATCCCCGGGCTGACCTCGTCGTGGCCGCGCATCGCCCCGGCGCGGAACTTGTGGTCGGTCGGGTTCACCCCGGAGCGCACCACGCGGACCCGGACCTCGCCGGGCCCGGGCTCGGGCAGGTCCCGCTCGACGGGCTGCAGGACGGAGGAGGGACCGGTCTCGGTGTAGACGACTGCTCGCATGCCGGCGACGCTAACGGCCGCCGTACGCGCCGCTGGTCACCCTCCCGTGCGACCGGGACCGCTACAGCGTGTCGGTCATCCCCGCACAGGCCCGCAGCCAGGCGCGGCGCGTCTGGCTCGAGAGCTGGGCGTACGGCACGACCGAGCCGGTCACCAGCGCCGGGTCGTACGGCACCCGGTAGACCGCCCGGGTGCGCTGCTCGTAGACCTCGGTGAGGTCGCGGACCAGCCGCTCGTCGACCTTCGGGGCGGGGTCCGAGAGCACGGTGACCGTGCGGCGCTTCAGGTCGGCGTGGCCGGCGTCCTGGAGGGCGTCGAGCATCCACAGCCCGCTGTAGCCGGTGTCCTCGCGCACGGTGGTGGTGACCACGAGCAGGTCGGCCTGCTCGGCGGCGGCCAGCCAGTTCTCGGCGCGCATGTTGTTGCCGGTGTCGACCAGCACCAGCCGGTAGAACCGCTCCAGCAGGCCGTGCACGGCCGCGAAGTCGTCGGCGTGGATGGTGCCGGTGACGTCGGGACGCTCGTCGGAGGCCAGCACGTCGAAGTGGGCGTCGCCCTGGGAGCGGACGAACGCGCCGAGGTCGCCGATCCGGGACTGGTAGACGTCGCTGAAGCGGCCCAGGTCCTCCAGCAGCTCGCGGGTGGTGTTGCGGTGCGCGCCGCGGGCGCCCCGGATGCCGAGGGTGCCGCGGGTCTCGTTGTTGTCCCAGGCCACCACGCCTCCGCCGCGCACGGTGCCGAAGGTGTGGCCGGCGGCGAGCACGCCGGTGGTCTTGGCCGCGCCGCCCTTGGGGTTGACGAACACGATCGTCCGCGGACCCTCGAAGTCGCGCTGGACCGAGGACCGCTGCTGCTCGTGCTCACGCTCCGGCCCGCCGGCCGGCAGTCGCAGGACGCCGCCGCCGACCGTGTTGAGCAGGCCCCGCCAGCCCCAGGTCGCCGGGCCCGGCTCCTGGTCGTGGCGACGGCGGTCGAGGAAGTCGGTGGCGGTGACGAAGCGGCGCGGCTCGACCGGCTCCCCGGGCTGCCCGGTCGGCGCCGGGGCGACCCGGCGCCCCACGGCTGCCTCCGGCACCGCGTACGGCTGCGCGGCGGAGGCGGGCTGCTGGACCCGTCGGCCGGGGGCCGGCAGCGGGGCGCCGTCCGTGATCGGGTCGGCGGGGTACGGGTCGTGGCTGGTCATGGCGCTCCGTCGGGGTGCGGTCGATGACGCCCCACCCTCCCACGGCCCGGGGTCGCGGTCGCCCGTCCGATGGTCCCGGGACCCGGGGTCGGCGGGACCGGGTTCGGCGGGACCGGGTTCAGCGGGAGAGGTGGCGCGCGCGGGCCAGGCAGAACACGCCGTACCCGGCGATGCCGACCGCGACCAGGCCCAGCAGGTAGCGGCCGTACGGCTGCTCGAGCACCTGCTGCAGGGCCTGGTCCATGCCCCCGGACTTGGAGGCGTCGTGCGAGATCGCGGCGTAGGCGAACAGACCGCCGATGATGGCCACGGCCACCGCCTTGGCGGCGTAGCCGAGCTTGCCGGCCAGGACGTAGAAGCGGCCCGCCGTGCCCTGCTTGCCCTCGGCGGTGAGGTGCTTACGGAAGTCCTCGGTCACGGCCTGCTTGGCCTGGACCCCGGCGTAGGCCAGGACGCCGAGGGCGACCACGCCGACGATCAGCTGGCCGCCGGGCAGCTGCAGGACCCGTGCGGTGGGGCCGTCGGTCCCGTCGCTGCCGCCGCTGCTCCCGCTGCCGGTGGCCACCTGGAAGGCGCTGAACCCGACCACGGCGTAGAGCACGCCCTTGAGCAGCGACACCACTCGCTTCTTCACGCGGTCCGACCCGCTCTCGGAGCGGTGCCCGGCCACGGCCTCGAGGACACGCCAGGCCACGAGAAGCAGCATCCCGACCACGACCAGCCACAGCGCGACCTGGCCGAACGGCTGCTGGGCCAGCTCGGTCATCGCACCGTCGGTGTTGGTCGACCCGGTGCCCTGGCCCAGGGCCAGCTGCAGCGCGAGCCAGCCGACCAGGAGGTAGACCGCGCCGTAGGCGAGCATCCCGAACCGGACCGCGTGGTCGACCCAGGAGTGGTTCTCGGCCTCGGCCAGGGACCTCGGCGCGCGTTCGGACGTCCCACCAGTGCTCATCAGAGGAGGGTAGGGCCCCGGCCGGGTGCCGCGCCCCGACCCGCGGGGGGTAGCGGCCGGGACCGGCTCACTCCTCGGCGAGCTCGCCCAGCGCGGTCTCGATCGCGCGGTGGAAGGTCGGGTAGGCGTAGATCATCGTGCGCAGGGTGTCCACCGGCACGGCGGCGTGCACCGCGAGCGCGAGCAGGCCGAGCACCTCGCCGCCGCCGGGCCCGGCGGCGGTCGCGCCGACCAGGACGCCACGGTCCGCGTCCTCGACCACGGTGATCAGGCCCCTGGCCCCGGGACCGTGGGTGAACCCGCGCGAGGAGCTCTCCATGGCCGTGCGCCCGACGCGGACGCGCAGCCCGGCGTCGCGCGCCTGGCGCACCGTCATGCCGACCCCGCCGACCTCCGGGTCGGTGAAGGTCGTGTGCGGGACCGCGTGGTACGCCGCCGGCGGTCCGTCCTGGCCGAGCACGTCGCGCAGCGCGACCGCCGACTGGTACATCGACACGTGCGTGAACGCGCCCTTGCCGGTGACGTCGCCGACCACCCAGAGGCCCTCGACGGGCCGGCCGTCGACGGTGGCCCGCATCCGCTCGTCGACCTCGATCGTGCGCGCGGACGGGTCGAGCCCCACGGTGTCCAGCCCGAGGCCGTCGAGGTTGGGGGTGCGGCCAGCGGCGACGAGCAGCTGGTCGGCGTGGAGCGTCTCCGTCGCCTCGCCGTCCTCGCCGGTGCCCACGGTGAGGGTGAACGTGCCGTCGGCGTGGGCGACCTCGCTCAGGTCCGCGCCGGTCATCACCCGCAGCCCCTCGCCGGCCAGCACCTCGGCCAGCAGCTCGCCGGCCTCCGGCTCGTCGCCCGGCAGCAGCCGCGGACCGTGCTGGAGGATCGTGACCCGCGCACCGAAGCGCGCGAAGACCTGCGCCATCTCGCAGCCGATCGGCCCGCCGCCCACCACGACCAGGCTCGCGGGCACCCCGGTGGCCTGCACGGCCTCCCGGTTGGTCCAGTACGGCGTGCCGGCCAGCCCGGTCACCGGCAGCTCGGCCGGCCGGGTCCCGGGGTTGAGCACCACGCCGACGCGGGCGGCGTACGCCACCACGGACCCGTCGGGCAGGGTGACCTCGACCGCGCGGGGGCCGGTCAGGCGGCCGACGCCGTGGTGCACGGTCGCCCCGGCGTCCTCGAGACGCCGCACGGCGACGGCGTCGTCCCAGTCGGTGGTGGCCTCGTCCCGGATCCGGGTGGCCACCGGCGTCCAGGACGGCGTGACGGCCACGTCCCCGGCCAGGGTCCCGGCCCGGGACGCCTCGGCCAGCGCGTCGGCGGCGCGCACCATCATCTTCGACGGGATGCACCCGTAGTAGGGGCACTCCCCGCCCACGAGGTGGCGGTCGACGACGACGACCGACAGCCCGCCCGCGGCGGCGCCGGAGGCCAGCGCCTCCCCGCCGGGGCCGGCGCCGACCACGACGAGGTCGACCTCGGTGACGTCCTGGGTGCTGGTCTGGCTGGTCTGCTGGGTGCTCACGCCCCCAGGGTGCCACCCCCCGGCTCGCCCGGAGGGCGGGTGGACTACCGGGTGAGCGTCTCCTTCTCGCGCGCGATCCGCGCGAGCAGGCCGTTGACGAACTGCGGGGAGTCGTCGGTGGACAGGTCGCGCACCAGCGCGATCGCCTCGCTCACCGCGACCTCGTCCGGCACGTCCTCGGCCCACAGCAGCTCCCACACGCCCAGGCGCAGGGCGTTGCGGTCGACCGCGGGCATCCGGTCCAGGGTCCAGTCGGTGGAGTAGGTCGACAGCACCTCGTCGATGCGGGTGCGGTGCTCGACCACGCCGCGCACGAGCGTGGCGGTGTAGTCGTTGGTCGGTCCCTCCCCGGCGTCGATCGCGCGGTCGAGGGCGACCACGGCGTCCTCGGCGCGCAGGTCGGAGGCGTACAGCACGTCGAGGGCCCGCTTGCGGGCCTTGGAGCGGGCTCCCACCGGGCGCCCGCTCAGCTCTTCACGCGGCCGAGGTAGGAGGACTCGCGGGTGTCGACCCGGACCTTCTCGCCCTGCGTGATGAACAGCGGCACCTGAATTTCGTGCCCGGTCTCCAGCGTGGCCGGCTTGGTACGCCCCGTGGCGCTGTCGCCGGCGACCCCGGGCTCGGTGAAGGTGATCTCGAGCTCGACCGAGGCCGGCAGCTCGATGTAGAGCACGCGGCCCTCGTTGGTGGCCACGAGCGCCTCCTGCTGCTCGAGCAGGAAGTTGGCGGCGTCGCCGACGATCTCGGGGGCGACCTCCAGCTGCTCGTAGTCGTCGGTGTCCATGAAGACGTAGGAGGTGCCGTCGTTGTACAGGTACTGCATGTTGCGCTTGTCGACCGAGGCCACGTCGACCTTCACGTCGGCGTTGAAC
This window encodes:
- a CDS encoding class I SAM-dependent methyltransferase, with product MSQTTEQQHRPTDPADPADTALKARHRAMWALGDYPAVAAEVISALGPRLVRAAGVGPDDRVIDVAAGSGNASLPAAATGATVVAGDLTPDLLSAGRRAAAVAGLDLTWEEADAEALPHPDASFDVVLSCVGVMFAPHHQVAADELVRVCRPGGRIALLSWTPAGFIGRLFATLRPYVPAPPPGASPPPLWGDEAHVRALLGDRVEHVEAVTEELPVDRFATGAAFRDFFRQRYGPTVAAYHGLGDDTDRVRALDEALAELADEALTGDPATMGWEYLLLVARRA
- the hrpB gene encoding ATP-dependent helicase HrpB, which gives rise to MSAPAGGGRAGEDAVRRLLADPPDLPVRHGLDALRSALGERGAAVLQAPPGSGKTTLVPPVLADLLGPGGGRVVVTQPRRIAARAAARRLAHLLGEPVGRSVGYVVRGERVVGPEPRVEVVTTGILLRRLQRDPDLPGVGAVVLDEVHERALDADLALALTVDVRSALRPDLLLVAMSATVEAERTAAALSGGEEPVAVVDVPGALHPVERRWVPLPGGVKRLDDRGTTPAFLDHVAATARAALARDAGDLLVFLPGAGEVDGVVRRLRGTVAADVHPLHGRLPSAEQDRALAPGAPGERRVVVSTAVAESSLTVPGVRLVVDAGLSREPRTDHRRGLAGLVTVRVSRAGADQRAGRAGREGPGVVHRCWSESEEPHLPAHPEPEVVTADLTGFALELAVWGAPDGAGLALLDAPPAPALAAARAVLADLGAVETPEDGGAVTARGRALAQVPTDPRLARALLDGAPLVGARRAAEVVALLAEDVRAPGADLVAALRAVRRGGPGTASWKATARRLEGLVGGAGAPSERLTDDVAVGLVVALAHPDRVARRRPGGTSYLTVGGTGAALPRAGDRDAGTTGSGSSGLGALEWLAVADLDRRPGAGDATVRAAAPLTEDLALEAAAARWQETDDVGWRGDRVTARRVTRLGAIELSSAPLSTLPPGALATAWRERLGREGLDALPWGEAARSLRRRLDFLHRTLGDPWPDVSDAGLAATAELWLGADPRRTDLVAALRGLLPWPEAGRVDELAPERVRVPSGSSVRVDYAGDQPVLAVRLQEVLGWEASPLLADGRVPLLLHLLSPAQRPLAVTADLRSFWDEVYPQVRAEMRGRYPRHPWPEDPWTAPPTRRAAPRRPRP
- a CDS encoding dihydroorotase, producing MPETATRPVLVRGASLLGERTADLLLRDGVVAEVGERRSLAPGDAQVIDADGLVALPGLVDLHTHLREPGREDAETVLTGSRAAAAGGFTAVLAMANTSPVTDTAEAAERVLDLGRAAGLVDVQPVGAVTHGLAGEELAELGLMARSRARVRVFSDDGRCVANARVMRRALEYVKAFGGVVSQHAQDPDLAGPASCCHEGELSGRLGLPGWPGVAEEVIVARDVMLARHTGSRVHVAHVSTAGTVEVLRWAKAQGIAVTAEVTPHHLLLTTDLLSGYDPTFKVNPPLRPDEDVEALRAALADGTIDAVATDHAPHARHDKEHAFVDAAFGMVGLETALPVVATTMVETGRMTWADVARVLSTTPAAIAGLPGHGAELVAGAPANLTLVDPTATRVVDRDASVSRSRNNPWHGRRLTGEVRATVLRGRPTLLDGELVDPAAR
- a CDS encoding aspartate carbamoyltransferase catalytic subunit, which gives rise to MRRHLLSVDDVDADEIAALFATATEMHDVQRRQVKKLPALRGRTVINLFFEDSTRTRSSFEIAGKWLSADTVNITGKGSSASKGESLRDTVRTIAAMGVDALVMRHGASGSAQQVAQWVDASVVNAGDGTHEHPSQALLDAYTLQQRIGALEGRHVVMVGDLTHSRVFRSNVKCLTKLGAEVTVVAPPTLMPSGVEAWSREAGFTTSYDLDEVLPKADAVMMLRVQRERMAGGYFPSAREYTVGYGLTRDRLDVLGPDVPICHPGPMNRGLEIAADAADAAQSLVLDQVSAGVAVRMAILYHLLAGEDS
- the pyrR gene encoding bifunctional pyr operon transcriptional regulator/uracil phosphoribosyltransferase PyrR gives rise to the protein MPTPQTPADSPDDTPTDSPAADAAGRVVLDARDISRVLTRISHEILERNKGPQDLVLLGIPTRGVGLARRVAARIAATEGVEVPVGALDVTFYRDDLRQQPTRGPQRTQVPPGGIDGRTVVLVDDVLFSGRTVRAALDAMNDLGRPEVVRLAVLVDRGHRQLPIRADHVGKNLPSARTERVMVRLEELDGHDEVRIAGPGEER
- a CDS encoding NADPH:quinone reductase, coding for MRAVVYTETGPSSVLQPVERDLPEPGPGEVRVRVVRSGVNPTDHKFRAGAMRGHDEVSPGMDGSGVVDAVGADIEHLAVGDRVWVYLAQHGTAYGTATEHTVQPADRVVHLPAQTSYDLGAALGVPAITAHRALTSGEVNRLAPGTLDDHVVLVAGGAGAVGNAAIQLARWAGATVITTVSGEEKAVLARAAGAHHVVDYVHGDAQAEILDLAPDGVDLVVEVAPAPNQALDLAVTRVHGTIAVYANNGGEQLTLPLRETFSRNLRYQFIILYTLDPALLSLAVTDVSAAVLDGALRVGEEAGLPLHHYALAEVGAAQDAVEAGLVGKALLDVAEG
- a CDS encoding MinD/ParA family ATP-binding protein, whose protein sequence is MTSHDPYPADPITDGAPLPAPGRRVQQPASAAQPYAVPEAAVGRRVAPAPTGQPGEPVEPRRFVTATDFLDRRRHDQEPGPATWGWRGLLNTVGGGVLRLPAGGPEREHEQQRSSVQRDFEGPRTIVFVNPKGGAAKTTGVLAAGHTFGTVRGGGVVAWDNNETRGTLGIRGARGAHRNTTRELLEDLGRFSDVYQSRIGDLGAFVRSQGDAHFDVLASDERPDVTGTIHADDFAAVHGLLERFYRLVLVDTGNNMRAENWLAAAEQADLLVVTTTVREDTGYSGLWMLDALQDAGHADLKRRTVTVLSDPAPKVDERLVRDLTEVYEQRTRAVYRVPYDPALVTGSVVPYAQLSSQTRRAWLRACAGMTDTL
- a CDS encoding DUF1206 domain-containing protein, coding for MSTGGTSERAPRSLAEAENHSWVDHAVRFGMLAYGAVYLLVGWLALQLALGQGTGSTNTDGAMTELAQQPFGQVALWLVVVGMLLLVAWRVLEAVAGHRSESGSDRVKKRVVSLLKGVLYAVVGFSAFQVATGSGSSGGSDGTDGPTARVLQLPGGQLIVGVVALGVLAYAGVQAKQAVTEDFRKHLTAEGKQGTAGRFYVLAGKLGYAAKAVAVAIIGGLFAYAAISHDASKSGGMDQALQQVLEQPYGRYLLGLVAVGIAGYGVFCLARARHLSR